A DNA window from Aureibaculum sp. 2308TA14-22 contains the following coding sequences:
- a CDS encoding nuclear transport factor 2 family protein produces MNLNLKRIFFVLIGLLFSFHSIAAQSNDVDDIKEVINAFFDGMHSSDTLKIKESTVEHVIMQTIGKSKNGTYGLKNADFDSFLKNIAAINPETTKIKEKIISFSIKVDGSMANAWTPYEFYVNSKFSHCGVNSFQLFKDNGKWKIFYIVDTRRKQNCN; encoded by the coding sequence ATGAACTTGAACTTAAAAAGAATATTTTTCGTTCTGATTGGATTGTTATTTTCATTCCATTCTATTGCAGCCCAATCCAATGATGTTGACGACATAAAAGAAGTCATCAATGCTTTTTTTGATGGTATGCATTCCAGCGATACGCTTAAAATAAAAGAATCTACTGTTGAACATGTTATCATGCAGACTATTGGTAAATCTAAAAATGGAACTTATGGATTGAAGAATGCTGATTTTGATAGTTTTTTAAAAAACATTGCAGCGATAAATCCTGAAACTACTAAAATTAAAGAAAAAATAATATCTTTTAGTATTAAAGTTGATGGAAGTATGGCAAATGCTTGGACGCCATATGAATTTTACGTGAATTCTAAATTCAGCCACTGTGGTGTAAATTCGTTTCAATTGTTTAAAGATAATGGAAAATGGAAGATATTTTACATTGTAGATACCAGAAGAAAACAAAATTGTAATTAA
- the rocD gene encoding ornithine--oxo-acid transaminase: MVLEEQISSQQAIELEHKHGAQNYHPLPVVLNRGEGVYVWDVEGKKYYDFLSAYSAVNQGHCHPKIINALKEQAEALTLTSRAFYNDKLGKYEKYVTEYFGFDKVLPMNTGAEAVETAIKIARKWGYEKKGIPSNKAKIIVCQNNFHGRTVTIISASNDPVATENFGPFTPGIVSIRYNDLDALSEVLRDDNVAAFLVEPIQGEAGVYVPDENYIKEAYALCKERNVLFVADEVQTGIARTGKLLAVNHDNIKPDLLILGKAISGGVFPVSAVLADNHIMEVIRPGNHGSTFGGNPLACAVAIAALEVVKEENLAENAFRLGEIFRKGMQNLMDRTDLVRLVRGKGLLNAIVINDSEDSSTAWNICVALKENGLLAKPTHGNIIRFAPPLVMTEDQLNDCISIISETIINFKK, encoded by the coding sequence ATGGTTTTAGAAGAACAAATATCATCACAACAAGCAATTGAATTAGAGCATAAGCATGGGGCTCAAAATTATCATCCTTTACCAGTTGTACTTAATAGGGGCGAAGGTGTTTATGTTTGGGACGTAGAAGGTAAAAAATATTATGATTTCTTGTCTGCATATTCGGCAGTTAATCAAGGGCATTGTCACCCAAAAATTATAAATGCTTTAAAGGAGCAAGCGGAAGCTTTGACATTAACTTCTAGAGCCTTTTATAATGATAAACTAGGCAAGTACGAAAAGTACGTTACAGAATACTTTGGTTTTGACAAAGTATTACCAATGAATACAGGTGCTGAAGCTGTAGAAACTGCCATAAAGATTGCAAGAAAATGGGGTTATGAGAAAAAAGGAATTCCTTCGAATAAGGCCAAAATAATAGTTTGTCAGAACAATTTTCATGGAAGAACGGTAACGATTATCTCTGCTTCTAATGATCCAGTTGCTACTGAAAATTTTGGACCATTTACACCGGGTATTGTTTCAATTAGATATAATGATCTTGATGCATTGTCAGAAGTTTTAAGAGATGACAATGTCGCTGCTTTTTTAGTAGAACCTATTCAAGGGGAGGCAGGTGTTTATGTGCCAGATGAAAATTATATAAAAGAAGCGTATGCCCTTTGTAAGGAAAGGAATGTATTATTTGTAGCTGATGAGGTGCAAACAGGAATTGCCCGAACGGGTAAACTGTTGGCTGTAAATCATGACAATATTAAACCTGATCTGTTGATTTTGGGTAAAGCCATTTCTGGTGGAGTTTTTCCGGTATCAGCAGTGTTGGCAGATAATCATATTATGGAAGTTATAAGACCAGGTAATCACGGTTCTACGTTTGGGGGTAACCCATTAGCATGTGCAGTTGCCATAGCAGCTTTAGAAGTTGTAAAAGAAGAAAATCTTGCTGAAAATGCTTTTAGATTGGGTGAAATTTTCAGAAAAGGTATGCAGAATTTAATGGATAGGACTGATTTGGTAAGGTTGGTTAGAGGTAAAGGCTTGTTAAATGCCATTGTAATCAATGATAGTGAAGATAGCTCTACCGCTTGGAATATTTGTGTAGCTTTAAAAGAAAATGGATTGTTGGCAAAACCTACGCATGGAAATATAATCAGATTTGCTCCGCCATTAGTTATGACAGAAGATCAATTGAATGATTGTATTTCTATTATAAGTGAAACAATAATTAACTTTAAAAAATAA
- the lgt gene encoding prolipoprotein diacylglyceryl transferase produces the protein MIFSLAVDWNFNPDIFKVGSFPIKYYSLMYVLAFVVGLQLMKRIYIKDNISLEKLDSIFIYTVIAMLLGARIGHYLFYEEDYTLMEVFLPFRLNPFEYTGFQGLASHGAAIGIIIAMFFYSKKVVKKPLLWTLDRLVIPTALGAMFIRLGNLFNSEIVGKVTGTDFGFKFIRNDISEYKAMAITGAKEVNKAYDLIANSSRFQETLAEVPNRYPTQIYEAIGYLITFLILWYIYWKTDKKEKLGYIFGVFMVMLWSLRFVIEFYKEWQGGIETLFNVNLNTGQLLSIPLVLVGLFFMFRPTKTA, from the coding sequence ATGATTTTTTCACTCGCGGTAGATTGGAATTTTAATCCTGATATTTTTAAAGTAGGCTCTTTTCCTATTAAATATTATAGTTTAATGTATGTTTTGGCGTTTGTAGTTGGTTTACAATTGATGAAACGTATTTATATAAAAGATAATATTTCTTTAGAAAAACTAGATTCTATTTTCATCTACACAGTAATTGCCATGCTTTTAGGAGCGAGGATAGGTCATTATCTTTTTTATGAAGAAGATTACACCTTAATGGAAGTGTTTTTGCCCTTCAGGCTAAACCCATTTGAATATACTGGCTTTCAAGGCTTAGCAAGTCATGGTGCTGCGATAGGTATAATTATAGCTATGTTTTTTTACAGTAAGAAAGTAGTAAAAAAACCATTGTTATGGACGCTGGATAGGTTGGTAATTCCTACCGCTTTAGGTGCTATGTTTATAAGATTAGGAAATTTATTCAATTCAGAAATAGTAGGAAAAGTTACGGGAACAGATTTTGGGTTTAAATTCATTAGAAATGACATTAGCGAATATAAAGCTATGGCTATTACTGGGGCAAAAGAAGTAAATAAAGCTTATGACCTAATTGCAAATAGTTCTCGTTTTCAAGAAACATTAGCAGAAGTACCTAATAGATACCCTACGCAGATATATGAAGCAATAGGTTATCTAATTACTTTCTTAATACTTTGGTATATCTATTGGAAAACAGATAAAAAAGAAAAATTAGGCTATATTTTTGGTGTTTTTATGGTGATGCTTTGGTCGCTCAGATTTGTAATTGAATTTTACAAAGAATGGCAAGGAGGAATAGAAACCTTATTCAATGTAAACCTTAATACAGGTCAATTGTTGAGTATTCCTTTGGTATTGGTCGGTTTATTTTTTATGTTTAGACCAACTAAAACAGCATAA
- a CDS encoding head GIN domain-containing protein, whose product MKKLIILFAIVLFSIPSNAQWKKVKGNGNVTTTTRTVSDYDKIGVSGSFDVKLVAGTEGKLSIEAEDNLMEYIITEVKGEHLKIKWKKGINVRTTKKTVITVPFKDIEEIALSGSGDITSNEVIEASDFKIAVSGAGDIELKLKVNSLKTALSGSSDIDLSGTATNFDCAISGSGDVDANNLVTDNATVRIAGSGDVSVHAKKQLDAKVSGSGDVTYKGSPKTNSKVSGSGSIRSY is encoded by the coding sequence ATGAAGAAATTAATCATCTTATTCGCAATTGTATTATTTAGCATTCCGTCAAATGCTCAATGGAAAAAAGTAAAGGGTAACGGTAATGTTACTACCACTACTAGAACAGTATCAGATTATGATAAAATAGGAGTATCTGGCTCTTTTGATGTTAAATTAGTAGCTGGGACAGAGGGCAAACTTAGCATAGAGGCCGAGGATAACCTAATGGAATATATTATTACCGAAGTTAAAGGAGAACATTTAAAAATCAAATGGAAAAAGGGAATAAACGTTAGAACAACAAAGAAAACTGTAATTACCGTTCCGTTTAAAGATATTGAAGAAATTGCCCTATCTGGCTCGGGAGATATAACTTCCAATGAAGTTATCGAAGCTTCGGATTTTAAGATTGCCGTTTCCGGTGCGGGGGATATTGAACTTAAACTAAAGGTAAACTCGCTAAAAACAGCCTTATCGGGTTCTAGCGATATTGATTTGAGCGGTACCGCCACAAATTTTGACTGTGCTATATCTGGATCCGGTGATGTGGATGCTAATAATTTGGTTACTGACAACGCTACAGTTCGTATTGCAGGTTCAGGAGATGTTTCTGTTCACGCAAAAAAACAACTTGATGCCAAAGTTTCAGGATCTGGTGATGTAACTTATAAGGGTAGCCCCAAAACAAATAGTAAAGTGAGCGGGTCGGGTAGTATAAGATCTTACTAA
- a CDS encoding DUF4097 family beta strand repeat-containing protein: MKTQLRKTLLFLICIPFAIQAYATDGHKHEKSKTLKKEYTVNADALLKIDNKYGNIDVISWDGNTIEIEVKITVSGNDVDKVTKRLSMIDVEFEATRSEVSAKTVIEKKSSSWSWGWGKNSKVNYKINYKVKVPVTNHTDLRNDYGNITLNETKGDCSINCDYGSIIIGDLHSNNNKINIDYTNNSTIGLMNGGSINADYSKLTVEEAGNIDLNADYTTTVFENVKTLNYNCDYGSLKIEKGGSIEGDGDYLSLKMGTIANVAKIDAGYGSVRIENLLDGFSLVDIDGSYTGIKIGVPKNKGFNFDINLRYGGFKRDDAMTNFTSQVVKSTSKSYQGSYGKSNTNSIIKIDSGYGSVTFY; encoded by the coding sequence ATGAAGACACAATTACGTAAAACACTATTATTTTTAATTTGCATTCCGTTTGCTATCCAAGCGTATGCAACTGATGGGCATAAACACGAAAAATCAAAAACTCTTAAAAAAGAGTATACTGTAAATGCAGATGCCTTACTAAAAATTGATAACAAGTATGGTAACATAGATGTTATCTCTTGGGATGGTAACACCATTGAAATTGAAGTAAAAATTACTGTTAGTGGTAATGACGTAGATAAGGTTACAAAGCGTCTTAGTATGATAGATGTTGAATTTGAAGCCACTAGAAGTGAAGTTTCAGCCAAAACGGTTATCGAAAAGAAATCATCTTCATGGTCTTGGGGTTGGGGCAAAAACAGCAAAGTAAATTATAAAATCAATTACAAGGTAAAAGTGCCCGTAACCAATCATACAGATTTAAGAAATGACTACGGTAACATTACACTGAACGAAACAAAGGGAGACTGTTCTATCAATTGTGATTATGGTTCAATTATTATTGGAGACCTACATAGTAATAATAACAAAATAAATATAGATTACACCAATAACTCTACTATTGGTTTGATGAATGGTGGTTCTATAAATGCTGACTATTCAAAACTTACTGTAGAAGAAGCAGGAAATATTGACTTAAATGCAGATTATACGACTACAGTTTTTGAAAATGTAAAAACATTGAATTACAATTGTGATTATGGTAGTCTAAAAATAGAAAAAGGTGGGAGTATAGAAGGCGATGGAGATTATCTATCACTAAAAATGGGAACTATTGCTAACGTTGCAAAGATAGATGCTGGCTACGGTTCCGTTAGAATTGAAAACCTTTTAGATGGGTTTAGTTTAGTTGACATTGATGGAAGCTATACGGGAATAAAAATTGGAGTGCCGAAAAACAAAGGTTTTAATTTTGACATTAACTTAAGATATGGAGGATTTAAACGTGATGATGCTATGACAAATTTTACCAGTCAAGTTGTAAAATCGACTTCTAAATCCTATCAAGGGTCTTATGGAAAATCGAACACCAACTCAATAATTAAAATAGATTCGGGTTACGGAAGTGTAACTTTTTACTAA
- a CDS encoding RNA polymerase sigma factor: MRECKNGKQSAQFEIYKLYYKAMYNAAVRVLKDSFEAEDVMQESFLIAFEKLSTFKGEVAFGAWLKRIVINKSITQLRKNNRVQEVPLEAVKEQAEDTNDDANYEGLNPKVIIKGINQLKDNYRVALTLNLIEGYDYEEVSEIMHITNQNSRTTISRAKNKLRKLLKTDYAR, translated from the coding sequence TTGCGTGAGTGCAAAAATGGAAAGCAAAGTGCTCAATTCGAGATCTATAAGTTGTATTACAAAGCAATGTATAATGCAGCCGTAAGGGTCTTAAAAGATAGCTTTGAAGCTGAAGATGTAATGCAAGAGTCGTTTCTGATTGCATTTGAAAAATTGAGCACTTTTAAAGGTGAAGTTGCTTTTGGAGCCTGGTTAAAAAGAATAGTAATTAATAAAAGTATAACACAATTAAGAAAAAATAATAGAGTACAGGAAGTGCCTCTAGAAGCGGTAAAAGAACAAGCTGAAGATACTAATGATGATGCCAATTATGAAGGTTTAAACCCTAAGGTGATTATAAAAGGAATAAATCAACTAAAAGATAATTATAGAGTGGCTCTAACTTTAAACCTAATAGAAGGATATGATTATGAAGAAGTTTCTGAAATTATGCATATTACAAATCAGAATTCCAGAACAACAATTTCAAGAGCAAAAAATAAATTAAGAAAATTATTAAAGACGGATTATGCACGATAA
- the lon gene encoding endopeptidase La, which translates to MSNPKFLNIDSLSLQHMLDEDSELIPLMTPEDEEEIKNEAIPEVLPILTLKNTVLFPGVVIPITAGRDQSIKLIKEANKGDKTIGVVAQNNESVENPTRKDLHSIGTVARILRVLKMPDGNTMVVIQGKKRFEVGEFVQTEPYIKATAKELLEEIPDKTDTEFNAIIESIKDIALKIIKENPNLPSEASFAIKNIQSNSFLVNFVSSNMNLGVKDKQALLNTNSLKKRALETLKKMDAELQHLELKNVIHSKVREDMDQQQREYYLHQQMKTIQEELGGVSYDEELEEMRKKAKKKKWSKEVAETFDKELGRLKRMNPQVAEYSVQRNYLDLLLDLPWNEFSKDKFDLKRAEKILDRGHFGLEKVKERIIEHLAVLKLKGDMKSPIICLYGPPGVGKTSLGKSVAESLGRKYVRMSLGGLRDEAEIRGHRKTYIGAMPGRIIQSLKKAGTSNPVFVLDEIDKLSHSHNGDPSSAMLEVLDPEQNSAFYDNYLEVGYDLSKILFIATANNLGNIPWALRDRMEIINVTGYIIEEKIQIAKKHLLPKQLKAHGLTSKDIKLGKAQLEKIIEGYTRESGVRTLDKMIAKVVRYAAKSIAMEQEYQVKISNDDLIKILGAANLERNKYESNKVPGVVTGLAWTSVGGDILFIESILSKGKGNLTITGNLGKVMKESATIAMEFIKANADEFGINIEDLQTKNVHIHVPEGATPKDGPSAGITMLTSLVSSFTGRKVKAKLAMTGEMTLRGKVLPVGGIKEKILAAKRANIKEIILCKDNEKDINEIKEDYLKGLKFHFVETMKEVIDIALLKQ; encoded by the coding sequence ATGAGTAATCCAAAATTTTTAAATATTGACAGTTTGTCACTTCAACATATGCTTGACGAGGATTCTGAATTGATTCCGTTAATGACACCCGAAGATGAAGAGGAAATAAAAAATGAAGCCATACCAGAGGTATTGCCAATTTTAACCTTAAAAAATACAGTTCTGTTCCCAGGAGTGGTAATTCCTATTACCGCAGGTAGAGACCAATCTATAAAATTGATTAAAGAAGCCAATAAAGGCGATAAAACTATTGGTGTAGTAGCACAAAACAACGAATCGGTTGAAAACCCTACACGTAAAGATTTACATAGCATTGGTACCGTAGCTAGAATTTTACGTGTGCTGAAAATGCCTGATGGAAATACGATGGTGGTTATTCAGGGTAAAAAACGCTTTGAAGTAGGCGAATTTGTGCAAACCGAACCTTACATAAAAGCAACTGCTAAGGAGTTATTGGAAGAAATTCCCGATAAAACCGATACGGAATTCAATGCCATTATTGAGTCCATAAAAGATATTGCGTTAAAGATTATAAAGGAGAACCCCAATTTACCATCTGAAGCTTCTTTTGCCATAAAAAATATTCAAAGCAATTCGTTTTTAGTGAATTTTGTCTCCTCTAACATGAATTTAGGGGTTAAAGACAAACAAGCATTGCTTAATACCAATAGCTTAAAAAAGAGAGCTTTAGAAACCTTAAAAAAGATGGATGCTGAATTACAGCATCTTGAATTGAAAAATGTTATCCATTCTAAAGTCCGTGAGGATATGGACCAACAACAACGCGAATACTACTTACATCAGCAAATGAAAACCATTCAAGAAGAATTAGGTGGTGTTTCTTATGATGAGGAGTTGGAAGAAATGCGTAAAAAAGCGAAAAAGAAAAAATGGAGCAAAGAAGTTGCGGAAACTTTTGATAAAGAGCTAGGCAGATTAAAGCGTATGAACCCGCAAGTGGCGGAATATTCTGTACAACGTAATTATTTAGATTTGTTACTGGATTTGCCTTGGAACGAATTTTCTAAAGATAAATTCGATTTAAAACGTGCGGAAAAAATATTGGATAGAGGCCATTTTGGGCTCGAAAAAGTAAAAGAACGTATTATTGAGCACTTGGCGGTTTTAAAACTAAAAGGCGATATGAAATCACCCATTATTTGTTTGTATGGTCCTCCCGGAGTTGGTAAAACTTCTTTGGGTAAATCGGTTGCTGAATCTTTGGGCAGAAAATATGTAAGAATGTCGCTTGGTGGTTTACGTGACGAAGCTGAAATACGTGGTCATAGAAAAACCTACATAGGTGCTATGCCAGGTAGAATTATTCAAAGTTTGAAAAAAGCGGGTACTTCAAACCCTGTGTTTGTGTTGGATGAAATTGATAAATTATCGCATAGCCATAATGGTGATCCTTCATCTGCTATGTTAGAAGTACTTGACCCCGAGCAAAATAGTGCATTTTATGATAATTATTTAGAGGTAGGTTATGATCTTTCCAAAATTCTATTTATTGCCACAGCTAATAATTTGGGTAATATTCCTTGGGCACTACGTGATAGGATGGAAATTATAAATGTTACTGGATATATTATTGAAGAAAAAATTCAAATTGCCAAGAAGCATTTATTACCAAAACAATTAAAAGCACATGGATTAACTTCAAAAGATATAAAACTCGGAAAGGCTCAATTAGAAAAGATTATCGAAGGATACACCAGAGAATCTGGTGTTCGAACACTTGATAAAATGATAGCAAAAGTGGTACGTTATGCTGCAAAATCCATTGCTATGGAGCAGGAATATCAAGTTAAAATTAGTAATGATGATTTGATAAAAATATTAGGAGCGGCCAATTTAGAACGTAATAAATACGAAAGCAATAAAGTGCCAGGTGTGGTTACAGGTTTAGCATGGACGAGTGTTGGTGGAGACATTTTATTTATTGAATCCATTTTATCAAAAGGTAAAGGTAACCTAACCATCACAGGTAATTTAGGTAAGGTGATGAAAGAATCTGCCACTATCGCAATGGAATTTATCAAAGCAAATGCTGATGAATTTGGTATTAATATTGAAGATTTACAAACTAAAAATGTACATATTCACGTACCCGAAGGTGCTACTCCTAAAGATGGTCCGAGTGCTGGTATTACCATGTTAACATCGTTGGTATCTTCTTTTACAGGCAGAAAAGTAAAAGCCAAATTGGCAATGACGGGTGAAATGACATTACGTGGAAAAGTATTACCTGTTGGTGGTATTAAAGAGAAAATCTTAGCGGCCAAAAGAGCAAATATCAAAGAAATTATTTTGTGTAAAGACAATGAAAAAGACATAAATGAAATAAAAGAAGATTATTTAAAAGGTCTAAAATTTCAT